The proteins below come from a single Papaver somniferum cultivar HN1 chromosome 11, ASM357369v1, whole genome shotgun sequence genomic window:
- the LOC113325023 gene encoding uncharacterized protein LOC113325023: MTAPTVEEEIHYPINTTAEPEPIRHGNKKKNLTSDVKRRILEKLMQESTYGRLHKGVITDTAARFKVSFRTVSRLWHDAKLENANGDVVDISSKMVNIVGRKRIQLDLHRIKLIPLCKWTTIRGIAHALKLSTTTVHRRIKDGYLRPHSNALRPGLTDANKIARVNFCLKMIDKGMTQSSNSFIDMLDQIHIVEKWFYITRRAQKYYLNVEEEKPLRTCESKKFITKIMFLTGVARRRLGFDAKIGIWPFVVKEAAKRSSKNRKAGTMETKAMKSVEKEVMRCFLIEKLLPAIKKKWSFNNYNKIFIQQDNAKPHVHENDIKIMEAVRSYGLDIELLCQPQNNPDLNVLDLGFFSAISALHHTDAPTTLYEFIASVTRAFENFSVEDANNVFITLQSYMKKILRIKGGIHYKIPRMHKWRLIRDGQLPNALECDPQVLNEAREFMREYEIMHESSSDDKVKRDK; the protein is encoded by the exons ATGACTGCTCCTACCg TGGAGGAAGAGATACACTATCCCATTAACACCACCGCAGAACCAGAACCTATTCGCCatggaaataagaagaagaatttaaccTCTGATGTGAAGAGAAGGATTCTTGAAAAATTGATGCAAGAAAGCACATATGGGAGACTTCACAAGGGAGTTATCACTGATActgccgctcggtttaaagttaGTTTTAGAACTGTTTCGAGATTATGGCATGATGCTAAACTGGAAAATGCAAATGGAGATGTGGTTGATATCTCTTCTAAGATGGTCAATATAGTTGGTAGAAAGAGAATTCAATTAGATTTACATAGAATTAAGTTGATACCTCTTTGCAAATGGACAACAATTAGAGGAATAGCACACGCACTAAAATTGTCAACCACAACAGTACATCGACGAATCAAGGATGGATATCTTCGACCACATTCAAATGCCTTGAGGCCGGGACTTACGGATGCAAACAAGATAGCAAGGGTGAATTTTTGCTTAAAAATGATAGACAAAGGTATGACCCAATCTTCAAATTCATTCATTGACATGTTGGATCAAATTCATATAGTTGAAAAATGGTTTTACATTACAAGAAGAGCACAAAAGTATTATCTTAATGTCGAAGAAGAAAAGCCTTTACGCACGTGTGAAAGTAAAAAATTTATCACTAAAATTATGTTTTTAACGGGCGTGGCTCGTCGTCGCTTGGGTTTTGATGCTAAGATCGGAATATGGCCTTTTGTTGTTAAAGAAGCCGCAAAAAGGAGCAGCAAAAACCGCAAAGCTGGCACAATGGAAACCAAGGCCATGAAATCTGTTGAAAAAGAGGTTATGAGGTGTTTTTTGATTGAGAAATTGTTGCCTGCTATCAAGAAGAAATGGTCGTtcaataattataataaaatcttTATACAACAAGATAATGCAAAACCACATGTCCACGAGAATGATATAAAAATTATGGAAGCGGTTAGAAGTTACGGGTTAGATATCGAGTTGTTGTGTCAACCTCAAAACAACCCCGACTTGAATGTTTTAGACCTTGGGTTCTTCAGCGCTATATCTGCACTTCATCATACTGATGCTCCAACCACATTATATGAGTTTATCGCAAGTGTTACGAGAGCTTTTGAAAATTTCTCGGTTGAAGACGCAAATAATGTTTTCATAACATTACAATCTTACATGAAGAAGATTCTTAGAATCAAGGGTGGGATTCACTACAAGATTCCTCGTATGCATAAATGGCGTTTAATTAGAGATGGACAACTCCCAAATGCACTTGAGTGTGATCCTCAAGTATTGAATGAGGCCAGGGAATTTATGAGGGAGTATGAAATTATGCATGAAAGTTCTTCAG atGACAAGGTTAAAAGAGATAAATGA
- the LOC113323607 gene encoding uncharacterized protein LOC113323607, with the protein MIIIVLELSEYAPIRHTCLSKASSTVNGSTTNSRLRTATPSSWMRSKLQFLVVETSKKSYWLRLELNTMLIHCPCNDCNTEDCWLSIEQGLERWKGCIIHYI; encoded by the exons atgattattatagtATTGGAGCTTTCAGAGTATGCACCTATTAG ACATACATGTTTAAGTAAGGCTTCATCCACGGTCAATGGAAGCACCACGAACTCAAGGTTGAGGACAGCAACACCCTCCTCTTGGATGAGAAGCAAGTTGCAGTTTTTGGTTGTAGAAACCTCGAAGAAATCCTATTGGTTGAGACTGGAGCTGAATACAATGTTGATTCACTGTCCATGCAATGACTG CAACACAGAAGACTGTTGGCTGTCCATCGAGCAAGGACTGGAGAGGTGGAAGGGATGCATCATTCATTATATTTAA